From Anaerolineales bacterium, one genomic window encodes:
- a CDS encoding GTP-binding protein, with protein sequence MEKLPVLKVVIAGDENVGKTSLVRRYCEGKFDESRVATIGVDFQTQTCHLPTGDVKLSIWDMAGQERFRFFRQDFYRGALATALVYDVTLPESLANLETWAKDVLEVVPTQKFIVVGNKIDMDNAVDASIAQQFAVQHTATHIYTSAKTGAGVEDLFTSLATLAVNK encoded by the coding sequence ATGGAAAAGCTACCGGTATTAAAGGTTGTGATTGCTGGCGACGAAAACGTGGGAAAGACTTCTTTAGTGCGTCGCTACTGTGAAGGGAAATTCGACGAATCACGCGTGGCAACCATTGGTGTCGATTTTCAAACCCAAACTTGCCATTTACCCACTGGCGATGTGAAACTTTCAATCTGGGACATGGCCGGGCAGGAAAGATTCCGCTTCTTCCGCCAGGATTTCTACCGGGGAGCGTTGGCCACGGCACTCGTGTATGATGTAACTTTACCGGAGAGCCTGGCCAATCTCGAGACTTGGGCCAAGGACGTCCTCGAAGTGGTACCTACCCAAAAATTCATCGTTGTAGGTAACAAGATCGACATGGATAATGCAGTAGATGCTTCCATTGCGCAGCAATTTGCCGTGCAGCATACCGCGACGCATATCTACACCAGCGCGAAAACCGGCGCCGGCGTCGAAGATCTTTTCACCTCACTCGCCACATTGGCGGTAAATAAATAA
- the hflX gene encoding GTPase HflX, with protein sequence MGLRGPGETQLEVDRREIGRRIANLRSQLEKVREHRGRHREQRRRAAIPTVALVGYTNAGKSTLLNQLSNANVLVADKLFATLDPTTRRVELPGGNEVLFTDTVGFIQKLPTTLVAAFRATLEEIGDSDLLLHVVDVTHPNALAQAEAVRATLDEIVDKDIPRFTALNKIDRLPNPESVHEFIDEFERAVPISALRGDGITSLLSAIEIELNEQLAEICVEIPYRSGRLISLFHQLGRVEHQENRTETVILSGRLPQKYLPQYQIYLMNRNQD encoded by the coding sequence GTGGGCTTGCGAGGCCCGGGCGAGACCCAGCTGGAAGTGGATCGCCGGGAGATCGGCAGAAGGATTGCCAATCTACGAAGTCAGTTGGAGAAGGTCCGGGAACATCGAGGACGGCACCGCGAACAGCGAAGACGTGCAGCAATCCCAACGGTTGCGTTGGTGGGTTACACCAATGCCGGTAAATCGACGCTACTCAATCAACTCTCGAATGCCAACGTGCTCGTTGCGGATAAACTCTTTGCCACTCTCGATCCGACGACCCGTAGGGTCGAGCTGCCCGGTGGCAACGAAGTGCTCTTCACGGATACCGTAGGGTTCATCCAAAAACTGCCCACGACGCTCGTGGCGGCATTCCGGGCAACCTTGGAAGAAATTGGCGATTCAGATTTGCTTCTGCACGTCGTCGACGTCACGCATCCCAATGCGCTTGCGCAAGCAGAAGCGGTCCGAGCGACTCTCGATGAGATCGTCGATAAGGATATCCCACGCTTCACCGCATTGAACAAAATCGATCGATTACCAAATCCAGAAAGCGTTCACGAATTCATCGATGAATTCGAAAGAGCAGTACCAATCTCTGCGCTGCGTGGAGATGGTATAACATCGCTTCTATCCGCGATCGAAATCGAACTGAATGAGCAACTGGCAGAGATCTGTGTCGAGATACCTTATCGTTCGGGCAGATTAATCAGCCTCTTTCATCAACTCGGCCGTGTTGAACATCAAGAAAATCGCACGGAGACCGTCATACTTTCGGGCCGTTTACCCCAGAAATATCTACCGCAATATCAGATCTATCTGATGAACAGAAATCAAGACTGA
- a CDS encoding M20/M25/M40 family metallo-hydrolase produces the protein MRNILLVGVLFIGTIVNAGCGNRNEERRFSGDEALQLASTQLDFGSRIPGTLGHLETGDWIAAELEAEGWISTIQEFEYRGVQLRNIIGKSNVQAAPGPVVIGAHYDTRPQADRDLSHPLQPVPGANDGASGVAVLLELASVLDEDEFRQPIWLVFFDGEDSGNIDGWDWIVGSTYFVEHLTSTPEAVVIVDMVGDEDLQFYYERNSDDDLAQEIWEIAADLGYPSFIAEERYSIIDDHIPFIHAGIPAVDIIDFDYPFWHTAHDTIDKISASSLEQVGRTLQLWLERTAEKQ, from the coding sequence ATGCGAAATATTTTGCTGGTTGGCGTTCTTTTTATAGGGACCATCGTCAACGCAGGGTGCGGCAATCGGAACGAGGAGAGACGTTTCTCAGGAGACGAAGCACTCCAATTGGCCAGTACGCAGCTCGATTTCGGGAGTCGAATTCCTGGCACACTCGGGCATCTTGAGACAGGTGATTGGATCGCGGCGGAACTCGAAGCCGAAGGCTGGATAAGCACAATTCAGGAGTTCGAGTACCGTGGCGTTCAATTGAGGAACATCATCGGCAAATCGAACGTTCAAGCTGCGCCAGGGCCTGTCGTTATCGGTGCTCATTATGATACGAGGCCACAAGCGGATAGAGATCTATCGCATCCTCTTCAACCCGTGCCCGGTGCAAACGATGGCGCTTCCGGTGTCGCCGTTCTCCTCGAGCTGGCCAGCGTGCTGGATGAAGACGAATTTCGACAGCCCATTTGGCTGGTGTTCTTCGATGGCGAGGACAGCGGCAACATCGATGGGTGGGATTGGATCGTAGGTTCGACTTACTTCGTCGAGCACTTGACCTCAACACCCGAGGCCGTCGTGATCGTCGACATGGTGGGGGACGAAGACCTGCAGTTTTATTACGAGCGTAATTCCGACGACGATTTGGCGCAGGAGATCTGGGAAATCGCCGCGGATCTTGGATATCCATCCTTCATCGCAGAAGAACGATATTCGATTATCGATGATCACATCCCGTTTATCCACGCAGGCATACCCGCAGTCGACATCATCGATTTCGATTATCCGTTCTGGCATACTGCACACGATACAATCGACAAAATATCCGCCTCAAGCCTCGAACAAGTGGGGAGAACGCTTCAATTGTGGCTGGAAAGAACCGCTGAAAAGCAATAA